A region from the Triticum aestivum cultivar Chinese Spring chromosome 3D, IWGSC CS RefSeq v2.1, whole genome shotgun sequence genome encodes:
- the LOC123080231 gene encoding acyl-[acyl-carrier-protein] desaturase 4, chloroplastic isoform X1: MAKLGLAVGTSARFSCFFSNKSDAGSGRATRLGWILFPANPRCSSLATRWTAAAAAAVEAPPRSVDMGCAPVPREQVEIVQSLNGWVAENMLPLLNPVESSWQPHDFLPCSVAAPGASEEEALSAFTEGVAALRMGAAGVPDEILVCLVGNMVTEEALPSYQSMGNRTEGTADDTGASSLPWAQWIRGWTAEENRHGDLLNRYLYLSGRVDMRQVETTVHHLLRNGMEMLVPKSPYHSVIYGAFQERATFVSHVHTARLAGQHGDQALAKICGVIAADEKRHEAGYTRVCAKLFEVDPDGMVRALAHVMRGKVTMPGLLMSDGRDADGSLFERFSAVAQRAGVYTARDYGDLVEHFVRRWRVAELAGLSGEGRRAQEYVCGLPPKIRRMEELAHQRAARSELRPARFSWIFDRHVMVG, encoded by the exons ATGGCGAAGCTGGGGCTAGCAGTAGGCACGTCGGCGAGGTTCTCCTGCTTCTTCTCCAACAAGAGCGACGCGGGCTCGGGGAGAGCCACGCGCCTCGGATGGATCCTCTTCCCTGCAAATCCTAGGTGCAGCAG TTTGGCGACGAGATGgaccgcggccgcggccgcggcggtgGAGGCCCCGCCGAGAAGCGTCGACATGGGGTGCGCGCCGGTGCCGCGGGAGCAGGTGGAGATCGTGCAGTCGCTGAACGGCTGGGTGGCGGAGAACATGCTCCCGCTGCTCAACCCTGTGGAGTCCTCGTGGCAGCCGCACGACTTCCTGCCGTGCTCCGTCGCGGCACCCGGCGCGTCGGAGGAGGAGGCCCTGTCCGCCTTCACGGAGGGCGTGGCTGCGCTGCGCATGGGAGCCGCCGGCGTGCCTGACGAGATCCTGGTCTGCCTGGTGGGTAATATGGTGACGGAAGAGGCGCTGCCGTCGTACCAGAGCATGGGGAACCGCACGGAGGGCACCgcggatgacaccggcgccagcaGCCTCCCCTGGGCGCAGTGGATCCGCGGCTGGACGGCCGAGGAGAACCGCCACGGCGACCTCCTCAACCGCTACCTCTACCTCTCCGGCCGCGTCGACATGCGCCAGGTCGAGACCACcgtccaccacctcctccgcaaCGGCATG GAAATGCTGGTGCCCAAGAGCCCGTACCACAGCGTGATCTACGGCGCGTTCCAGGAGCGCGCGACCTTCGTCTCCCACGTGCACACGGCGAGGCTCGCCGGGCAGCACGGCGACCAGGCGCTCGCCAAGATCTGCGGCGTGATTGCCGCCGACGAGAAGAGGCACGAGGCGGGCTACACCAGGGTGTGCGCCAAGCTCTTCGAGGTGGACCCCGACGGCATGGTGCGCGCGCTGGCGCACGTCATGCGCGGCAAGGTCACCATGCCGGGGCTGCTCATGTCCGACGGCCGCGACGCCGATGGCAGCCTGTTCGAGCGATTCTCCGCCGTGGCGCAGCGTGCCGGCGTGTACACGGCGAGGGACTACGGCGATCTGGTGGAGCACTTCGTGCGCAGGTGGCGGGTGGCAGAGCTCGCCGGACTCTCTGGAGAGGGCCGCCGCGCGCAGGAATACGTGTGCGGGCTCCCGCCCAAGATACGGAGGATGGAGGAGCTGGCACACCAGAGGGCGGCCCGTAGCGAGCTCAGGCCGGCCCGCTTCAGTTGGATCTTCGATAGGCACGTCATGGTGGGCTGA
- the LOC123080231 gene encoding acyl-[acyl-carrier-protein] desaturase 4, chloroplastic isoform X2, giving the protein MAKLGLAVGTSARFSCFFSNKSDAGSGRATRLGWILFPANPSLATRWTAAAAAAVEAPPRSVDMGCAPVPREQVEIVQSLNGWVAENMLPLLNPVESSWQPHDFLPCSVAAPGASEEEALSAFTEGVAALRMGAAGVPDEILVCLVGNMVTEEALPSYQSMGNRTEGTADDTGASSLPWAQWIRGWTAEENRHGDLLNRYLYLSGRVDMRQVETTVHHLLRNGMEMLVPKSPYHSVIYGAFQERATFVSHVHTARLAGQHGDQALAKICGVIAADEKRHEAGYTRVCAKLFEVDPDGMVRALAHVMRGKVTMPGLLMSDGRDADGSLFERFSAVAQRAGVYTARDYGDLVEHFVRRWRVAELAGLSGEGRRAQEYVCGLPPKIRRMEELAHQRAARSELRPARFSWIFDRHVMVG; this is encoded by the exons ATGGCGAAGCTGGGGCTAGCAGTAGGCACGTCGGCGAGGTTCTCCTGCTTCTTCTCCAACAAGAGCGACGCGGGCTCGGGGAGAGCCACGCGCCTCGGATGGATCCTCTTCCCTGCAAATCCTAG TTTGGCGACGAGATGgaccgcggccgcggccgcggcggtgGAGGCCCCGCCGAGAAGCGTCGACATGGGGTGCGCGCCGGTGCCGCGGGAGCAGGTGGAGATCGTGCAGTCGCTGAACGGCTGGGTGGCGGAGAACATGCTCCCGCTGCTCAACCCTGTGGAGTCCTCGTGGCAGCCGCACGACTTCCTGCCGTGCTCCGTCGCGGCACCCGGCGCGTCGGAGGAGGAGGCCCTGTCCGCCTTCACGGAGGGCGTGGCTGCGCTGCGCATGGGAGCCGCCGGCGTGCCTGACGAGATCCTGGTCTGCCTGGTGGGTAATATGGTGACGGAAGAGGCGCTGCCGTCGTACCAGAGCATGGGGAACCGCACGGAGGGCACCgcggatgacaccggcgccagcaGCCTCCCCTGGGCGCAGTGGATCCGCGGCTGGACGGCCGAGGAGAACCGCCACGGCGACCTCCTCAACCGCTACCTCTACCTCTCCGGCCGCGTCGACATGCGCCAGGTCGAGACCACcgtccaccacctcctccgcaaCGGCATG GAAATGCTGGTGCCCAAGAGCCCGTACCACAGCGTGATCTACGGCGCGTTCCAGGAGCGCGCGACCTTCGTCTCCCACGTGCACACGGCGAGGCTCGCCGGGCAGCACGGCGACCAGGCGCTCGCCAAGATCTGCGGCGTGATTGCCGCCGACGAGAAGAGGCACGAGGCGGGCTACACCAGGGTGTGCGCCAAGCTCTTCGAGGTGGACCCCGACGGCATGGTGCGCGCGCTGGCGCACGTCATGCGCGGCAAGGTCACCATGCCGGGGCTGCTCATGTCCGACGGCCGCGACGCCGATGGCAGCCTGTTCGAGCGATTCTCCGCCGTGGCGCAGCGTGCCGGCGTGTACACGGCGAGGGACTACGGCGATCTGGTGGAGCACTTCGTGCGCAGGTGGCGGGTGGCAGAGCTCGCCGGACTCTCTGGAGAGGGCCGCCGCGCGCAGGAATACGTGTGCGGGCTCCCGCCCAAGATACGGAGGATGGAGGAGCTGGCACACCAGAGGGCGGCCCGTAGCGAGCTCAGGCCGGCCCGCTTCAGTTGGATCTTCGATAGGCACGTCATGGTGGGCTGA